From the Myxococcales bacterium genome, one window contains:
- a CDS encoding nuclear transport factor 2 family protein — MSVNSPRLPSPVAGARVAIFGLALATASGGCAVRRQFTRADDAAVRAVLTTQQAAWNRGDLVGYMDGYLRSPALVFTSGSKVRRGWNETYAKYRDRYGSDPSTMGTLAFEVLGVQALGPDGAIVLGRWVLTDTPNSGSGVFSVALARTAAGWKVVHDHTSSDPPPDAAP, encoded by the coding sequence GTGTCCGTGAACTCGCCGCGGCTGCCGTCGCCGGTCGCCGGCGCGCGCGTCGCGATCTTCGGGCTCGCGCTCGCGACCGCGAGCGGCGGGTGCGCCGTGCGCCGGCAGTTCACGCGCGCCGATGACGCCGCGGTCCGGGCGGTGCTGACCACCCAGCAGGCCGCGTGGAACCGCGGCGACCTGGTCGGCTACATGGACGGGTACCTGCGGTCGCCAGCGCTGGTGTTCACCTCGGGCAGCAAGGTCCGCCGCGGCTGGAACGAGACCTACGCCAAGTACCGCGATCGCTACGGCAGCGACCCGTCGACGATGGGCACCCTGGCGTTCGAGGTGCTCGGCGTGCAGGCGCTCGGCCCCGACGGCGCGATCGTGCTCGGCCGCTGGGTCCTGACCGACACGCCCAACAGCGGCAGCGGCGTGTTCTCGGTCGCGCTCGCACGGACCGCGGCCGGCTGGAAGGTCGTCCACGATCACACCTCGAGCGATCCGCCCCCGGACGCGGCGCCGTAG
- a CDS encoding S46 family peptidase encodes MASDVVFDYSTTRTIIVDTRYMMWVMDAIDGADNVLEEMGVRPSL; translated from the coding sequence GTGGCCTCGGACGTCGTCTTCGACTACTCGACGACCCGCACGATCATCGTCGACACCCGCTACATGATGTGGGTCATGGACGCGATCGACGGCGCCGACAACGTCCTCGAAGAGATGGGCGTCCGCCCGTCGCTGTGA
- a CDS encoding S46 family peptidase, with protein MKRNHIMCGLLLAAACGGGGKKTTTTTGGGTGSNAPGPGDTGGGVQVPAPDPTAAARHAFANPGGMWMPRQMNHAVHAAALRSLGVTIPAEDLSDPLAAPLNAVVSLGGCTASFVSGQGLIVTNHHCVQGALQYNSKPERNLVEDGFLAKTKAEELPAGPTQKVFVARAFTDVTDAILGGDKPIAGIADPVKRKEEVENRTKAQLAACEKDRPGIRCDVKSFFRGAEYQLIEYLEIRDVRLVYVPARSIGNYGGEIDNWAWPRHTGDWSFFRAYVGPDGQPADYSADNVPFAPKHWLKIDQDGQAEDDFVMVTGYPGRTSRVTTASEVDFDVAWRYPNTIQYYQERYDLLEQLLKSDAPAATKIKAGVAKQGIQNGLEKTTGVLAGLQKGDILERKRAIDDKVKSWAARTGHEDYKAAIEKLEDMLAADRKTAAGDFNFGITMGGSNHLRTALLFVRMAEERGKPDAARKPGYQDRDMPRLEGGQKQQTRQFDAILDRMFFKLVLTKAAALPAAERAWLNPLLGIKKGAKITDKLIEARLDALYQGTKLEDEATRIDLLKNATPKSLKASKDPFVKLAVAVWPLIKARRIGTTSARATTSSWRRCTPRRWSRPSAASLRPTPTRRCASPTARSSRSRRVGCRSRRPTRSSPRTPARSRSTRRPSCSLASRPASSARTPTPRSATCRSTSSPTSTSPAATRARRRSTTRASWSGSRSTATSRAWPRTSSSTTRRPARSSSTPAT; from the coding sequence ATGAAGCGCAACCACATCATGTGTGGCCTCCTGCTCGCCGCGGCCTGCGGCGGCGGGGGCAAGAAGACCACGACCACGACGGGCGGCGGCACTGGCTCCAACGCGCCCGGCCCGGGCGACACCGGCGGTGGCGTGCAGGTCCCGGCGCCCGACCCGACCGCGGCCGCGCGCCACGCGTTCGCCAACCCCGGCGGCATGTGGATGCCGCGCCAGATGAACCACGCGGTCCACGCCGCGGCGCTGCGGTCGCTGGGCGTGACGATCCCGGCCGAGGATCTGTCGGACCCGCTGGCGGCGCCGCTCAACGCGGTGGTGTCGCTCGGCGGCTGCACCGCGTCGTTCGTCTCGGGCCAGGGCCTGATCGTGACCAACCACCACTGCGTGCAGGGCGCGCTCCAGTACAACTCCAAGCCCGAGCGCAACCTGGTCGAGGACGGGTTCCTGGCCAAGACCAAGGCCGAGGAGCTGCCGGCCGGGCCGACCCAGAAGGTGTTCGTCGCGCGGGCGTTCACCGACGTGACCGACGCGATCCTCGGCGGGGACAAGCCGATCGCCGGCATCGCCGATCCCGTCAAGCGCAAGGAGGAGGTCGAGAACCGGACCAAGGCCCAGCTCGCCGCGTGCGAGAAGGACCGCCCCGGCATCCGCTGCGACGTGAAGAGCTTCTTCCGCGGCGCCGAGTACCAGCTGATCGAGTACCTCGAGATCCGCGACGTGCGGCTGGTGTACGTGCCCGCGCGCTCGATCGGCAACTACGGCGGCGAGATCGACAACTGGGCGTGGCCGCGCCACACCGGCGACTGGTCGTTCTTCCGGGCCTACGTCGGCCCCGATGGCCAGCCCGCTGACTACAGCGCCGACAACGTGCCGTTTGCGCCCAAGCACTGGCTCAAGATCGATCAGGACGGTCAGGCCGAGGACGACTTCGTGATGGTGACCGGCTACCCCGGCCGCACGTCGCGCGTGACCACGGCGTCCGAGGTCGACTTCGACGTCGCCTGGCGCTACCCGAACACGATCCAGTACTACCAGGAGCGCTACGATCTGCTCGAGCAGCTGCTCAAGAGCGACGCGCCGGCCGCGACCAAGATCAAGGCCGGCGTCGCCAAGCAGGGCATCCAGAACGGCCTCGAGAAGACCACCGGCGTCCTGGCGGGGCTGCAGAAGGGCGACATCCTCGAGCGCAAGCGCGCGATCGACGACAAGGTCAAGTCGTGGGCGGCCCGGACCGGCCACGAGGACTACAAGGCCGCGATCGAGAAGCTCGAGGACATGCTGGCCGCCGATCGCAAGACCGCGGCCGGCGACTTCAACTTCGGCATCACGATGGGCGGCTCGAACCACCTGCGCACCGCGCTCCTGTTCGTGCGCATGGCCGAGGAGCGCGGCAAGCCCGACGCCGCCCGCAAGCCCGGCTACCAGGACCGCGACATGCCGCGCCTCGAGGGCGGCCAGAAGCAGCAGACGCGGCAGTTCGACGCGATCCTCGATCGCATGTTCTTCAAGCTGGTGCTGACCAAGGCCGCGGCGCTGCCGGCGGCCGAGCGGGCGTGGCTGAACCCGCTGCTCGGCATCAAGAAGGGCGCGAAGATCACCGACAAGCTGATCGAGGCGCGGCTCGACGCGCTGTACCAGGGCACGAAGCTCGAGGACGAGGCCACGCGCATCGACCTGCTCAAGAACGCGACGCCCAAGAGCCTGAAGGCGTCGAAGGATCCCTTCGTCAAGCTGGCGGTCGCGGTGTGGCCGCTGATCAAGGCCAGGAGGATCGGGACGACAAGCGCGCGGGCGACTACCTCGTCGTGGCGCCGATGTACGCCAAGGCGATGGTCGAGGCCCTCGGCGGCTTCGTTGCGCCCGACGCCAACTCGACGCTGCGCATCACCTACGGCACGATCAAGCCGTTCGCGGCGGGTGGGCTGCCGTTCACGAAGGCCCACGAGATCCTCGCCAAGGACACCGGCGAGGAGCCGTTCGACGCGCCGGCCAAGCTGCTCGCTGGCATCAAGGCCGGCAAGTTCGGCCCGTACGCCGACGCCGCGCTCGGCGACCTGCCGATCGACTTCATCGCCGACCTCGACATCACCGGCGGCAACTCGGGCTCGCCGGCGCTCAACAACAAGGGCGAGCTGGTCGGGCTCGCGTTCGACGGCAACATCGAGGGCGTGGCCTCGGACGTCGTCTTCGACTACTCGACGACCCGCACGATCATCGTCGACACCCGCTACATGA